The DNA window ACCATTTCTTTTTCCACATCAGACAATAATATGACTCCAATGGGATTGTTTGATTTtacatgtaaaaaaaaattatgatcttTTCCTGGCTCCTgggaagaaaatataaaaatattaatctaaAAGCAAAAATACTAGTATAATAATTGTCCATAAATAGATTGTGGAAGTCATGAGGGTGAAGTGATCTATTTGTGTCAACTCAAGTCAGCATCTGGGGACTAACTTAGGCTGAGGTCTATAGATTTTAGACTATGTTGTCTATGCCTTTACTTAGACTACCTATtgagagttaaaatgagacagatgtaCCATAATATAGACATATTAAAGCCTGTCCAAAACCAATGTAAATTTAACTCGTAACACTATGCAAAATAGGTTAAATAGGTTACTTTTACATTAACACAAAATGATGTCATTGCCCATTCAGTTACAATCTCACACCTCTTTAAAGATTGCTACAGATTTGCAGTTATTAAATGACAGTTTTATAACTTTTCAGTTATCTATTGATAGTTTCattagttgtaacttgtagtcTGTTGTCAGTTCAACTGTTcagcagtggcgaagggtgaaaatctgaaaaagggaagccggaaacgtacttacttacctaaaagaatatcagctgatccccatcgatttttgttttcaaaatttaatttagaaaaattactatcgttacgtaacaagaaatctgttaaacaacaatctatgtgaattaaggccatttctgattttgacttaccaaactgaatcaaaattaccgtgaacttacacttattagttattaatcactatccccaatttattatatcaaaataaaacactactaaactagcggcacgctatgatggccggtttgacgtttgtccgctcatgaagttccgtattaattgataacgactttgaaggaaataattgtattactttattgacgatagtgatgtgcagagattcataaattttatcgaatgtagttttaggtttaggactcaaaatttatttattaaattgatttcttaaatgtatacaagtgtagaaaaatcagtttgcaccatttaaggggtgaatgtacttgtgaatatgaacaattttcactatgtggacaaacctctgaaatcgcaaaaaaatatcaataaatttttaaaaatggaatctaatacgatcgtcacataggatcgctggctagcacaactactacctccggcaaactcgcgtcaatgctcaatgcaaaacaaagcagtttcgaattgacgttgcttcgaaaagtataaactgtcagtgcaatgcgattgtgatatagttttgacctggctttggatttcaaatattgatactgcattactgttgacccttgctcgttaatttggactctgttcaagccctttgttgtggatttcgtcgatatgaccgaacgtacgcagagaactgttctaaatagtcagacacgtgagttcctaatacgccttcgtaactatttcgatcgtgaagctcaaaatggagggccaattttacctataacgtcagtggttgaacgcgtagctgatgcgcttaatattggacaacgaactgttagacggataactaaaaaaaaatatggcgagactggcacagaagaaaataaacttcacacaccaaaaaagagaaaacgagcaaaaccagtcgtaggcatcgatagctttgatgccgatgctatccgaagacatgtttacggctactatttacagaaggagtatccaacaagaaaaaagttggtgcattcactgaaggaagctggattattcttcggtggggaaagttctttaacgaagattttgaagaccattggatttcgatacaaaaaatgtaacaaacgcaaaatattgatggaaagatttgatatagcgatggcaaggtatacttttttacggcaagtgaaagaaatcaaaaattggcaaaatgttgtgttcttggatgaaacatggcttaatgctaaccatactgtaggccgttcttggaacgatgacacagcagcatctacttccaaagttcctgtaggaaaaggatcgcgacttataatttgtcacgccggaaccatcaacgggtttgtcgaaggttctctcatggcttttgcgtcaaaaaccactggagactatcatgaagacatgaatggagaaaagtttactgaatggtttacctcaatgttgtgtagcctccctgaaccatctattataattatggacaacgccccataccactcgatgcaaattgacaagccacctgcccaatcccaaaagaaagctgatatcgtcgcatggcttcgtaaaaatggcgtagatgcaaacatgaatatgttaaaagcggaattagtacgtcttttaaaagaaaacaaaccaaccaagatccgatacgtcattgacgaaatagcattagaacatgggcacagagttatacggttaccgccttaccattgtgagtataatgcgattgagttggtgtgggctcaaattaagggatatgctgcaagacacaatacagaacccccatttaccacaaaaaaaatgctaaaattattagaagaagcttgtgaacatgtgactaaaggagactgggaaaaggttgtgaatagaactgttaaattaataagggaagattatgaaagagatgtgaaaatagataatattatagaaaacgaacatataattattaatgtatgtgatgatagcagtgacgacagtgaaaatagtagtatggacgaatctgattaattatggccttttgtggcacctttttcggtatcttttgtattcatatgtttcttgtgtgcatataaagtatgtatattcattttcgttcaaatattcagttcgttcaaataaattaaataaacatatacatttttgttttattaaacctatttaatcaggtacaaaaacaaaacttaattgttttttgttcgagaataaattgacattccacatcactattgtaatgtgtcaaaccggccatcatagcgtgccgctagtgtaacaactttaaaaacaaacaagcatggccgcttcacaaaaacaaatgtatcaacaatatcaaatcacccttcaaaatacaaaatactcaaaatagtagcatgtacctgttaaaacaataatattaatataatttttaatttggacgtattatagggtaactcggatccaaccgagttatttgcgtcaaatttgtctgacctgtcagagttgcAAATTCGTATTCCCTACTGGGCCCGATTAAATTGGTGGGCTCCTTGATGGCCACCCGtaaagcgagacagacctagttcgcttctttcgctttcgctagggaaatgaaagagatagatactaagcaaaaatctatcTGGGAAAGCCGATATCTTGCGGGTTGTACGGTGTATGGTACCTGctacttactacctacttacattagctgATATTATGCAGtatgcttttaattttttttttaatttagcatGCGTGACAATCGAACCTTTGGCCTACATTTATGTGAAGTAGTACCTACGCTATAggtatgccaattcttaaagggaagccgataggaatcgtgttatattgactcttcgccgctgctGTTCAGTAATAACTGCACGTGTGTATCCATAACACTTctagatacatacatacatacatctttagaaagagacagcagatttgtagagcactgccttggtcattgagaccgacaaagcgtacgctctacaaagatgaaatgtcattctaaaggcagatgtTCATccctttcggctgcgtactgtatgtaCATTATCATATTATAGCATGTATTATTTTATCTGAGATTCTACCTAATTGAGTTACTTCTTATAATTTGTcaatctccctggcgcagtggtaagcgctgtggtcttattagtgggaggtcccgggttcgattcctggcagggatttggaattttataatttctaaatttctggtctggtctggtgggtggtaactagccacggccgccgtgccgccaagcgatttagcgttccggtacgatgccgtgtagaaaccaaaggtgtatgggttttataaaaactgccatactccttccaaatTAGCCCACTCTCACCTtaaactgcatcgtcacttaccatcaggtgagattgcagtcaagggctaacttgtatctaaataaaaataaataaaaatctatggGTAAGGTATTGCTTACATTGCTAGGTACACGTCCAACAGCCAAATCAGCTCCAAGAGGGGCttccaaaacaaaaatttgaTCATCGTCAAAGCATTCCttaatatcattttctgttacATAAGTCAAAGCCTCATTGTCTGTGTCAtcaataacatttttaatactTTGTTCTATCCAATGCATTTGCCTGAAATtatcactaatattataaaggcgcaagtttgtatgtgtgtgtatgttacttcttcacgcaaaaactactcgatggatttagatgaattttagaatggggatagattatatcctggattacactaatattataaaggcacaagtttatatgtgtgtgtgtgtgtatgttacttcttcactcaaaaactactggatggatttggctgaaatttagaatggggatagattatatcctggattaacacaggctacttttatcaacACACTCTAATTTTAAACATTATACTATCCAATTGAACCTAAAACTTCCAATGTGAATTATCACAAAGCTGGTTAATCAATTTTTAATAGACATTTGAACATACTTATCTAATAATTGCTCGTGTTCTTCCAACaaatttatttcttttcttaATTGGATCACCTTCACGCCAATATCTGATGTATTAGAATCGGGAGCCGCTCCTCTGCAATAATAACTGTATTGTTGAAGTAACTCTAGGGAAGACATGAATATTTATTAAAGTAAAACAGTAAATTACTTACTTCCATTGTATACTGTTTTTACTACGTTTCTCAATAAGTCCAATTCCTTCTAAAACATTCGTTATATCATATATTCTTCGTTTCTGCCTAACAGCTAGTAAGTCGGTGGCctgaaatataattttaaaaccacaataataattagaatACAAAATTCGCCGCTTGTGAAttcaaatagttttattttcgAGCGTAAACTGACAAACAAAATGATGGCATACTTACGACTTTTAAATCCAAAACACCATCCTTTGCTTTTTGAAGAAGTGACACAAATCTCGTAGTAAGTAGCCCCAACGATTTCTCATATCGTTTATAACAGTATAATTCCGTCATAACTATAATTTCAcaccttttttatttaataattctgtataaataattatttatcttattttgcGTTGCGGTGGGATTGTAAacaccaccgaccagaaataaaaggtaAACACAGAGTACAGACCAATAACCAATAACATAATTATGATAagattactttactctatgatgATAAGATTGTacccataggggtgcaactctagaacattaaaaaatcgcaaattgaaaatcgcttgtggtgccatctaagcgcgagcacggctaaacaaatagagaacagtttacaaaagacgtcaatagatgacgggcacattgttgtaattttaatgacattaataaattatttataaccaagttttcatgttttcgtgtgctgtagtaaatatttatatttctgttaaatttatctgaccctgctttaataacaggactctgtagtctgtatttcctttcaccacctcgataactatattctaaggattgatttagtgactcgattcatgcccgaacgattgaccacggctacggattacggacttgtttttgctttgtgaaatgttTTTTCTGTGAATAaatttgtgcagaaaaatgccacggagatctcgatgtgtgtctggatgtgactaattcggtaagtataaaatcagcttactcgtaatctaactcaaaattacttcaatgagtcaaactctatgcaccattaaggcaccattagcacattaggtattttatcatgatactaggtatatagttcctgcgatttcgtccgctcgaaaaactattttagaaatcccgtgagaagtccaattttccgggataaatgtggcctacaagttacaaccgtctgatgcaagctatctctgtaccaaacagatgatgaccaccactttgtctacgtggatttagggtttttgggaatcccatgggaactgtttgagttttccgtgacaaaagaagcctatgtccttacctggatgcaagttatctctgtactaactttcatcataaacggttacacaaatttactgtaaaaagctagcatacagacaggttgacacacttttgcatttatcatattgctatggattattaactactaattctgtaaattttttgttttgtaattaagtgtacttacaacatttgttttgaactttattgactaagttatttttatattataggtatcagctatcaactaattaagtacaataagtaagtatagactaatgcatattttatgttattactttttcagatgtttgcatggctttccaaaacctggctactcctctctttgaaaccatttaaacaatgaaaagagatagtaggacaacatttagaaagcaagactgataatgaaataatatatagttacgaattatcaatattgcaatcaccagtttgaagatcgttgaaatacaccagttgtggtagtaatatgaaagttatgaaaagtgaataaccaaaaattttggatttgagcgttacctatttcacaatctcgtgggtcttgaatttgggtatgtattttatgtacctagttacgaatttatgaaaataaaatattttacaaaaccttaaaacctttttatttctatagtgttttataatttagtatcttaaagagtcagtcttgtaatatatatttttaaacgtgttttaaacaaacgttaatggaattattgatgttttttttaaacatgttcaaaaatataaaatatagtagtaaagtacatttaaatagcatttaaattttcgcgctctcgcacgcctagcgcgcttttagtgccctctagatgtgagcacacgcgtaactttgaaaaagaaatctagagtcgcacatctatctctagtatatagtagataatctatgattGTACCGGTACGTGATTGTAAAGCAAAGAgatattatactctttggagAACAAGTTTGTACAGTTGGTACCATAGTGAAGTATGGTTGgtacgtagatagaataataggtagatttaagtactgtgtaaccgcgtatgaaatagacgtaacgatgaataacacgacaattattaccattatttAGTCGTCAATATTTGtactaaccgatcaacaatatttgtattaaacgttttttatgtgaaaacatgTAAATagctcatgagaaatacaattacgccacgaattctcaaagtttgttttgcaacttcttgtatgtattcttgaaaaaaaaccagttacacgataagggacaaaaataggttagctgcgtctctgtttatcacattggtAACTTTAtgtgtgctctctttttagtgtgaatgagaaagcaaacgttcctgtctcagaataaggactgttagaagtagccctattgttacacttactgttagagcgagatagctaaatgcatttaagctcttgttagaacgtgactaaatgattatgttttgtccttatcaccgtggctattttttttgtttgtcaaaatgtatttgtacgtatttgacaaacaacgtgaagtgtagaaggaatgacatttcacaagtaagaaaatctgcttgagcgagagggactgatgGGGCCACgcagttgcaaatctggacatatctgtggttccggtatctacttttattactctatctacgcctcagacctcagactaagaatcaaggagacttgtcagacgcATATAAaatccgtagatagagtaataaaggtagatacaggaacgtttgcttactcattcacactaaaaagagagcacagataaagttactagtGTGATAAACAgcgacgcagctaacctattttttgtcccttatcatgTAACTGGTTTtcttcaagaatacatacaagaaattgcaaaacaaactttgagaattcgtggcgtaattgtatttctcatgagttatttacttgtgttcacataaaaaacgtttaatacaaatattgttgatcggttaatacaaatattgactactaaacaatggtaataattgtagtgttattcatcgttacgtcgtgctatcgctctcatacgcggttacacagttcttaaatctacctattattctatctacgataAAATCAAACTAACTATACCTACACAGAGCACATTACCTATTATAGGTACTGGAATTACCTACCATTCATCTGTTAAACGTCACTGTCATATAAACGGTGGATTAACGTCAAATTGTTTGTTTACAAGACATACGAAATTACTATAAAATGTAAACtattctaaatcaaaatcatatttttCTATTAGGTTAACTCATGTTCTGTGGGTTAACTTAACTGCCCATAAGCAACAAGATTAGAGATATAAAATTAATGGCTAATAAAGCTATAGCACTACTCTTGGCTGATGCTGATACCTTGTCAACTTACAGTGGTAGTAGTGAATCGAGTGGCTGGAGCGATGTAAGCAGTATAAGATCAGAATTTTCGgaagatgataatgatgaagatcGACTTTTTTTTCCTCTTATGCATTACATTATAAGATTAAGAAGAAAACGTGTGGACGATTACTTACATATCGTAGAATCTTGGACAGAAGTAGAGTTCAAAAACCGGTTAGGTTTAAGTAGAAAACTTGCGTACAGACTTATAGgtaaacataaaactaaaaaatattctttgtatCTTCATAGCCATCGTTTTTATAAACTTACATTGTTTCAGATGATTTGGAAAAATCTGGGTGTATAGCAAATCATAAATTTGGCTTAAAACCTTTGGAACCCAGATTgtgtttttacatatttttatcttttatagCAAATACAGAGCCCCTAACACCCATAGCCACAAAGTTTGATATATCAATATCGTCAACATTCCGAGTCATAAGGAGAGTTGTTGCTTGGCTTTTAACTAAAATGAATGAAGCTATCAAATGGCCACAGGACATTAGTGATGTTAGAACAATATGTGATAGTTTTCATGGTAAAACAGGGATATCTAATTTGCTAGGCATAATTGACTGTACACATGTGAAAATTGAGAAACCAAAAAATGCAAGAGAATATTGTAATACAAAAGGatatttttctataattttaCAGGCAACAATTGATGCTAATTTACAATTTACTAACATATATTGTGGTGAACCAGGATCTACAAGTTGTACAAGAGTATTGAAGAAGTCTCCTATATACCATACTGCAACACAAAACCAAAGTGCTCTTTTTCCACATAATTCATTCCTAATTGGGCATTCAGGATATCCATCTTTGTCATGGTTAGTTCCTCCTTTCAGGGAAAACAAAAGATTGACTTTACATCAGAGGGAATTTAACATTTGTCATGCAGCTGCTAGAAAATTAAGTGATAAAGCTTTTAACTTGTTAAAGAGCAGGTTCAGAAGAATAAAGCTATTCACAGTTTATAGGAATATTGCTTTTATAACTGATACCATTGTTGCTGCATgcatattacataattattgtttaaatgaaaatgactaaaaatgtttattaatatttttttaatatattacatCCAAGAATATAATATGAGATGTAGATGGATCCAAGGACAGGGACAGATCAACATGGCAGTCGGTTCATGAGGCAGGGGAATGCCCGGCACACCTGCatgtcacccgtgctatcccacACCTGGTTAGTGCGGGGGGTCCTCACTCCGATTGTCATGTccacctgtcgcgaactatacatatttaaaaaaatattagagtacTTACTAAATATTTAAGATacctagttttaaaaaaaatgaaccGATTGTACATGTATGAAAAGTAATcacattttcaataaataataataaacatttttgtaataaaataaaattaaacttagtacATTATTTCACAAACCAATGTCCATAAACAAATGGCTTCAGAAACCAATGCTTTCTGAATTTTGATACTTACAATGGTATTTCTGAATGAAAACTAGAAAATCTGACTTGTTTTCTAACTCATCAAGTATGTTATCGGCCTTATCGGTCATTTAATAATTGTCTTAGCAAAGcacatttttctttttcaattttaagGATTTCTTCTTGTCTTTTCTCTTTTAACTGTAGTTTTCTTAAAGCTATTGACTGTTTTATTTCCaattcttttttctttaattgCAACTCTTCCTCTCTCAACCTTAAACTTCTTTCATACCTTTCATCTCTTATTTGCTTTTGTTCTTCCTGTCTTTTTATATACTCAATCCACAGCTTGTCTAGTTCAACTTTGGCCCTACGTTCTGCTCTCAATTTTCTGAAAGGTGTGGAACTTTTGAAGGCTATTTTTCCATTTATTGTATGATCTTTGACTATTTCCTGGCTTTGTATTACACCTGACGCTAGTCTGTAAGTTCCACTGTCTTCATTAAACCTTCCAAGAATCTGGTGCATTTCATTGAAATACTTGAAAGCTGCAGACCCTTGTCCACTGTCAATACAGTCTTTATACTTTTTTGTAAGTGCATTGATTTTCCACCTGACTTGATCTGGTGTCAcctaggaaaaaaaaaatatttttgctgaATGCCACCTCTGAAATACCAAACATTGGAGCTTTATTTACCACTATTTTGATTCTACTAAGCACAATATAATTTAATCATACAATTTCTTTCATTAACATATTTTCATGATTTTTAAGATTGAAAAATATAGTTTCATTTTACCtcaatatgaaagggcttgagTTCTTCTGCCATTGATATCCACATTTTGGATTTCTTTTTTGGATTATCTAACAGGTTGAGTttagtttcatataaattcaACAACATTAATGTTGCATTTTTTGTCcatataatatctaaaataaataaaaatacttaaatttggaatacaaaaaaagttttttttttttttaattctctttTAAAGAGCTGAGTCACTAATGTGACTATGTGGCTCTCgtaagtttacaaaaaaatcagacACTTAAATCTAGATctaaatactacttatttactaattatttctaCGACTTATGTTGTTACGGACCATCTTATACATACTTTTTGCAGCTTCGGACGTCGGGTTtgccaaaataatatttacatttccCAGCGTCCTGTCCAGCACATCACTCCGGACAGGACAGGACGCTGGGAAATGTTCAAAAAAAGTTCAAAGACAATAAAAGAGAAACCTGTTGACAAGTAACATTCTAATTACCTATCATAATTAGACCAAAAGCACAGTTCACAGCAGTTAGGAACTAATTTTAACAAAAGGAGGCTTCAATGTTTtgttacaaattattagttttgtTACAAAtgctaggtaggctatgaaatgACAAATTTTTTTGATTTCACATCACTCATAGCCTGATATTTGATTCAGAATCAAACAGAGTTCCTTCACTCTGCTAAAGGTAAATCATGCTTGgacctattttaatttaaagttttcaAAATATTGGCTGGCACACAAAGTTGGGTAAAACTTACCACCTATAGAATTTTGCACACTCCTACTAGCCTTTGTAGATATACCTGCTTCATAGACAAATCcaaattttacctacttactttgtttACAAGTTTCACTGGTTTCTATTTCTTCTTGATTTATTTGATGTAGATGATTATAGTTTGTGATGTTTATGTTCTGCTTGTATGGTGATGCTAATATTCgaaggaataaaataaaaatgttaggcttaggtattaggtacttaatataggTAGTTAGGTGAAAAACAAAATGTACTTACATTGATTATCCAATATAGCTAAAACTGCTACGTTATTATCAATATTTTCATCCattgcaaaaaaataataaaataatttaattgtataAATTCAGGATTCGTaaccaaaaagtttttttattttaatttttttacggccctggatgtcAGTATTTTAAGGTTTACGGCCAGGGGGTGGCAACTTTGTATGGGGCCACTGCAGACTTTTTTATGGAATCATTTAGAATGAAACAAAGAAATTCTTTGTCTCATTCTAGACTTCAAAGTCAGAGACAAAGTTTCAAACTATAAACAACTGGCAACTATCTACTCTATGGTACGTTTGTTTTTAGGTTGTTGGTTTAAATGTGgtttaaatatgaaagttttctTTCCCAACAGTTGTGataaatttgtatatttttagttgtatttcATGTGGTTTAGTGTTTTTGCTTCTATTTTTCTCTCCCTGTTAGCTTGAAGAAACTCGCAGCAGTGTGATTGAGACTAGAGAAAAATAAGGACAGTGACTTATTGTTTGTGACTCTTTTCGTTTGTAAGATTAAATTTATCATGTCTGATAAATATAGAAAGCGTGTTAAGTGCTGTGCATTGGCTTTCGACCCAACACTTACTATCCACTCTTTACCAAGAGCCGGAAAGGCATCTAATTATGCAAGGTAAATATTGT is part of the Maniola hyperantus chromosome 3, iAphHyp1.2, whole genome shotgun sequence genome and encodes:
- the E2f2 gene encoding transcription factor E2F4; translated protein: MTELYCYKRYEKSLGLLTTRFVSLLQKAKDGVLDLKVATDLLAVRQKRRIYDITNVLEGIGLIEKRSKNSIQWKGAAPDSNTSDIGVKVIQLRKEINLLEEHEQLLDKQMHWIEQSIKNVIDDTDNEALTYVTENDIKECFDDDQIFVLEAPLGADLAVGRVPSNEPGKDHNFFLHVKSNNPIGVILLSDVEKEMVTEDENMDQEVQSYTDAADDNVLQYPNYLVRLSPPASKQDFSFSLRGSEGLCDLFDIPC
- the LOC117996207 gene encoding uncharacterized protein; translated protein: MANKAIALLLADADTLSTYSGSSESSGWSDVSSIRSEFSEDDNDEDRLFFPLMHYIIRLRRKRVDDYLHIVESWTEVEFKNRLGLSRKLAYRLIDDLEKSGCIANHKFGLKPLEPRLCFYIFLSFIANTEPLTPIATKFDISISSTFRVIRRVVAWLLTKMNEAIKWPQDISDVRTICDSFHGKTGISNLLGIIDCTHVKIEKPKNAREYCNTKGYFSIILQATIDANLQFTNIYCGEPGSTSCTRVLKKSPIYHTATQNQSALFPHNSFLIGHSGYPSLSWLVPPFRENKRLTLHQREFNICHAAARKLSDKAFNLLKSRFRRIKLFTVYRNIAFITDTIVAACILHNYCLNEND
- the LOC117996351 gene encoding mRNA export factor GLE1-like isoform X1; this translates as MDENIDNNVAVLAILDNQSSPYKQNINITNYNHLHQINQEEIETSETCKQNIIWTKNATLMLLNLYETKLNLLDNPKKKSKMWISMAEELKPFHIEVTPDQVRWKINALTKKYKDCIDSGQGSAAFKYFNEMHQILGRFNEDSGTYRLASGVIQSQEIVKDHTINGKIAFKSSTPFRKLRAERRAKVELDKLWIEYIKRQEEQKQIRDERYERSLRLREEELQLKKKELEIKQSIALRKLQLKEKRQEEILKIEKEKCALLRQLLNDR
- the LOC117996351 gene encoding uncharacterized protein isoform X2 gives rise to the protein MDENIDNNVAVLAILDNQYIIWTKNATLMLLNLYETKLNLLDNPKKKSKMWISMAEELKPFHIEVTPDQVRWKINALTKKYKDCIDSGQGSAAFKYFNEMHQILGRFNEDSGTYRLASGVIQSQEIVKDHTINGKIAFKSSTPFRKLRAERRAKVELDKLWIEYIKRQEEQKQIRDERYERSLRLREEELQLKKKELEIKQSIALRKLQLKEKRQEEILKIEKEKCALLRQLLNDR